From Chionomys nivalis chromosome 21, mChiNiv1.1, whole genome shotgun sequence, a single genomic window includes:
- the LOC130863609 gene encoding pyrethroid hydrolase Ces2e-like isoform X4: MKLERFPGWLKAVTCGLLLLFLHVQGQDSASPIRNTHTGQVRGSLVKVKNTEVGVHRFLGIPFAKPPVGPLRFAPPEAPEPWSGVRDGTSYPAMCPQNDDMMNSGVLKMIKHFMPPIPMSEDCLYLNIYTPAHAREGSNLPIVANLSDCAAVDTETLVRCLRGKSEAEILAINKVFKVIPAVVDGEFFPRHPEELLASADFHPVPSIIGVNNDEYGWLLPMMGSAQKMKGITKQTLPAVLKSTTPQMMLPPECSELIMEEYMGDTEDPQTLQIQYAEMMGDVTFVVPALQVAHFQRSHAPVYFYEFQHRPGFFKDIKPPHVKADHGDEVLFVFGSFFWGVKIDLTEEEELLNRRMMKYWANFARHGNPNSEDLPYWPMMDNNEQYLQLDIRPAVGRALKARRLQFWTQTLPQKIQELKGAQERHKEL, encoded by the exons ATGAAACTGGAAAGATTTCCTGGCTGGTTGAAGGCTGTGACCTGTGGgctcctgcttctcttcctgcATGTACAAG GCCAGGACTCAGCCAGCCccatcaggaacacacacacaggccaggTTAGAGGAAGCCTCGTCAAGGTGAAAAACACGGAAGTTGGTGTCCACAGATTCCTGGGAATCCCCTTTGCCAAGCCACCTGTAGGACCATTGCGTTTTGCACCCCCTGAAGCCCCTGAGCCGTGGAGTGGTGTGAGAGATGGGACCTCCTATCCAGCCAT GTGTCCACAAAATGATGATATGATGAATTCAGGGGTTTTGAAGATGATAAAACACTTCATGCCTCCTATCCCTATGTCCGAGGACTGCCTGTATCTCAACATCTACACACCAGCGCATGCCCGTGAGGGCTCTAACCTGCCT ATTGTGGCCAATCTATCTGATTGTGCAGCTGTGGACACAGAGACCCTAGTGCGCTGTCTACGGGGCAAGAGTGAAGCAGAGATTCTGGCTATTAACAAG GTCTTCAAGGTCATCCCCGCAGTGGTGGATGGAGAGTTCTTCCCCAGGCACCCTGAGGAGCTCTTGGCCTCTGCTGATTTTCACCCTGTCCCCAGCATCATTGGTGTCAACAATGATGAGTATGGTTGGCTTCTCCCTATG ATGGGCTCTGCTCAGAAAATGAAGGGAATAACCAAACAAACCCTGCCTGCTGTTCTCAAGAGCACAACACCACAGATG ATGTTGCCTCCCGAGTGTAGTGAACTGATAATGGAAGAGTACATGGGGGACACGGAGGACCCACAGACCCTCCAAATACAGTACGCAGAGATGATGGGAGACGTCACATTTGTGGTCCCTGCACTTCAAGTAGCTCATTTTCAGC GTTCCCATGCTCCTGTCTACTTCTATGAGTTCCAGCATCGGCCCGGCTTCTTCAAGGATATCAAACCACCCCACGTAAAGGCTGACCATGGTGATGAGGTTCTTTTTGTCTTTGGGTCCTTCTTCTGGGGTGTGAAAA TTGACCTCACTGAGGAGGAAGAGCTACTGAACAGGAGGATGATGAAATACTGGGCCAACTTTGCAAGACACGG GAACCCCAACAGCGAGGATCTACCCTACTGGCCCATGATGGACAATAATGAGCAGTACCTGCAGCTGGACATCCGGCCTGCTGTGGGCCGagccctgaaggccagaaggctGCAGTTCTGGACCCAGACTCTGCCCCAGAAGATCCAGGAGCTAAAGGGGGCTCAGGAGAGGCACAAAGAGTTGTAG
- the LOC130863609 gene encoding pyrethroid hydrolase Ces2e-like isoform X1, which translates to MKLERFPGWLKAVTCGLLLLFLHVQGQDSASPIRNTHTGQVRGSLVKVKNTEVGVHRFLGIPFAKPPVGPLRFAPPEAPEPWSGVRDGTSYPAMCPQNDDMMNSGVLKMIKHFMPPIPMSEDCLYLNIYTPAHAREGSNLPVMVWIHGGALVIGMASMTDGSILAATEDVVVVTIQYRLGVLGFFSTGDQHARGNWGYLDQVAALRWVQQNIAHFGGNPDLVTIFGESAGGASVSSQVVSPLSKGLFHRAIMQSGVAVLPGLISSSSEVVYGIVANLSDCAAVDTETLVRCLRGKSEAEILAINKVFKVIPAVVDGEFFPRHPEELLASADFHPVPSIIGVNNDEYGWLLPMVRLSSDLLDKMKGITKQTLPAVLKSTTPQMMLPPECSELIMEEYMGDTEDPQTLQIQYAEMMGDVTFVVPALQVAHFQRSHAPVYFYEFQHRPGFFKDIKPPHVKADHGDEVLFVFGSFFWGVKIDLTEEEELLNRRMMKYWANFARHGNPNSEDLPYWPMMDNNEQYLQLDIRPAVGRALKARRLQFWTQTLPQKIQELKGAQERHKEL; encoded by the exons ATGAAACTGGAAAGATTTCCTGGCTGGTTGAAGGCTGTGACCTGTGGgctcctgcttctcttcctgcATGTACAAG GCCAGGACTCAGCCAGCCccatcaggaacacacacacaggccaggTTAGAGGAAGCCTCGTCAAGGTGAAAAACACGGAAGTTGGTGTCCACAGATTCCTGGGAATCCCCTTTGCCAAGCCACCTGTAGGACCATTGCGTTTTGCACCCCCTGAAGCCCCTGAGCCGTGGAGTGGTGTGAGAGATGGGACCTCCTATCCAGCCAT GTGTCCACAAAATGATGATATGATGAATTCAGGGGTTTTGAAGATGATAAAACACTTCATGCCTCCTATCCCTATGTCCGAGGACTGCCTGTATCTCAACATCTACACACCAGCGCATGCCCGTGAGGGCTCTAACCTGCCT GTGATGGTGTGGATCCATGGTGGTGCTCTGGTTATAGGCATGGCTTCTATGACTGATGGGTCCATACTGGCAGCCACTGAGGATGTGGTGGTGGTCACTATCCAGTACCGCCTGGGTGTCCTGGGCTTCTTCAG caCTGGAGACCAGCACGCCAGAGGCAACTGGGGCTACCTGGACCAAGTGGCCGCCCTGCGCTGGGTCCAGCAGAACATCGCCCACTTTGGAGGCAACCCTGACCTTGTCACAATCTTTGGCGAGTCAGCAGGTGGCGCAAGTGTGTCTTCACAGGTTGTGTCCCCCCTGTCCAAAGGACTCTTCCACAGAGCCATCATGCAGAGTGGAGTAGCCGTGTTGCCTGGCCTCATCTCCAGCTCCTCTGAGGTGGTTTATGGA ATTGTGGCCAATCTATCTGATTGTGCAGCTGTGGACACAGAGACCCTAGTGCGCTGTCTACGGGGCAAGAGTGAAGCAGAGATTCTGGCTATTAACAAG GTCTTCAAGGTCATCCCCGCAGTGGTGGATGGAGAGTTCTTCCCCAGGCACCCTGAGGAGCTCTTGGCCTCTGCTGATTTTCACCCTGTCCCCAGCATCATTGGTGTCAACAATGATGAGTATGGTTGGCTTCTCCCTATGGTGAGGCTCAGTTCTGATCTCCTGGAT AAAATGAAGGGAATAACCAAACAAACCCTGCCTGCTGTTCTCAAGAGCACAACACCACAGATG ATGTTGCCTCCCGAGTGTAGTGAACTGATAATGGAAGAGTACATGGGGGACACGGAGGACCCACAGACCCTCCAAATACAGTACGCAGAGATGATGGGAGACGTCACATTTGTGGTCCCTGCACTTCAAGTAGCTCATTTTCAGC GTTCCCATGCTCCTGTCTACTTCTATGAGTTCCAGCATCGGCCCGGCTTCTTCAAGGATATCAAACCACCCCACGTAAAGGCTGACCATGGTGATGAGGTTCTTTTTGTCTTTGGGTCCTTCTTCTGGGGTGTGAAAA TTGACCTCACTGAGGAGGAAGAGCTACTGAACAGGAGGATGATGAAATACTGGGCCAACTTTGCAAGACACGG GAACCCCAACAGCGAGGATCTACCCTACTGGCCCATGATGGACAATAATGAGCAGTACCTGCAGCTGGACATCCGGCCTGCTGTGGGCCGagccctgaaggccagaaggctGCAGTTCTGGACCCAGACTCTGCCCCAGAAGATCCAGGAGCTAAAGGGGGCTCAGGAGAGGCACAAAGAGTTGTAG
- the LOC130863609 gene encoding pyrethroid hydrolase Ces2e-like isoform X2, translating into MKLERFPGWLKAVTCGLLLLFLHVQGQDSASPIRNTHTGQVRGSLVKVKNTEVGVHRFLGIPFAKPPVGPLRFAPPEAPEPWSGVRDGTSYPAMCPQNDDMMNSGVLKMIKHFMPPIPMSEDCLYLNIYTPAHAREGSNLPVMVWIHGGALVIGMASMTDGSILAATEDVVVVTIQYRLGVLGFFSTGDQHARGNWGYLDQVAALRWVQQNIAHFGGNPDLVTIFGESAGGASVSSQVVSPLSKGLFHRAIMQSGVAVLPGLISSSSEVVYGIVANLSDCAAVDTETLVRCLRGKSEAEILAINKVFKVIPAVVDGEFFPRHPEELLASADFHPVPSIIGVNNDEYGWLLPMMGSAQKMKGITKQTLPAVLKSTTPQMMLPPECSELIMEEYMGDTEDPQTLQIQYAEMMGDVTFVVPALQVAHFQRSHAPVYFYEFQHRPGFFKDIKPPHVKADHGDEVLFVFGSFFWGVKIDLTEEEELLNRRMMKYWANFARHGNPNSEDLPYWPMMDNNEQYLQLDIRPAVGRALKARRLQFWTQTLPQKIQELKGAQERHKEL; encoded by the exons ATGAAACTGGAAAGATTTCCTGGCTGGTTGAAGGCTGTGACCTGTGGgctcctgcttctcttcctgcATGTACAAG GCCAGGACTCAGCCAGCCccatcaggaacacacacacaggccaggTTAGAGGAAGCCTCGTCAAGGTGAAAAACACGGAAGTTGGTGTCCACAGATTCCTGGGAATCCCCTTTGCCAAGCCACCTGTAGGACCATTGCGTTTTGCACCCCCTGAAGCCCCTGAGCCGTGGAGTGGTGTGAGAGATGGGACCTCCTATCCAGCCAT GTGTCCACAAAATGATGATATGATGAATTCAGGGGTTTTGAAGATGATAAAACACTTCATGCCTCCTATCCCTATGTCCGAGGACTGCCTGTATCTCAACATCTACACACCAGCGCATGCCCGTGAGGGCTCTAACCTGCCT GTGATGGTGTGGATCCATGGTGGTGCTCTGGTTATAGGCATGGCTTCTATGACTGATGGGTCCATACTGGCAGCCACTGAGGATGTGGTGGTGGTCACTATCCAGTACCGCCTGGGTGTCCTGGGCTTCTTCAG caCTGGAGACCAGCACGCCAGAGGCAACTGGGGCTACCTGGACCAAGTGGCCGCCCTGCGCTGGGTCCAGCAGAACATCGCCCACTTTGGAGGCAACCCTGACCTTGTCACAATCTTTGGCGAGTCAGCAGGTGGCGCAAGTGTGTCTTCACAGGTTGTGTCCCCCCTGTCCAAAGGACTCTTCCACAGAGCCATCATGCAGAGTGGAGTAGCCGTGTTGCCTGGCCTCATCTCCAGCTCCTCTGAGGTGGTTTATGGA ATTGTGGCCAATCTATCTGATTGTGCAGCTGTGGACACAGAGACCCTAGTGCGCTGTCTACGGGGCAAGAGTGAAGCAGAGATTCTGGCTATTAACAAG GTCTTCAAGGTCATCCCCGCAGTGGTGGATGGAGAGTTCTTCCCCAGGCACCCTGAGGAGCTCTTGGCCTCTGCTGATTTTCACCCTGTCCCCAGCATCATTGGTGTCAACAATGATGAGTATGGTTGGCTTCTCCCTATG ATGGGCTCTGCTCAGAAAATGAAGGGAATAACCAAACAAACCCTGCCTGCTGTTCTCAAGAGCACAACACCACAGATG ATGTTGCCTCCCGAGTGTAGTGAACTGATAATGGAAGAGTACATGGGGGACACGGAGGACCCACAGACCCTCCAAATACAGTACGCAGAGATGATGGGAGACGTCACATTTGTGGTCCCTGCACTTCAAGTAGCTCATTTTCAGC GTTCCCATGCTCCTGTCTACTTCTATGAGTTCCAGCATCGGCCCGGCTTCTTCAAGGATATCAAACCACCCCACGTAAAGGCTGACCATGGTGATGAGGTTCTTTTTGTCTTTGGGTCCTTCTTCTGGGGTGTGAAAA TTGACCTCACTGAGGAGGAAGAGCTACTGAACAGGAGGATGATGAAATACTGGGCCAACTTTGCAAGACACGG GAACCCCAACAGCGAGGATCTACCCTACTGGCCCATGATGGACAATAATGAGCAGTACCTGCAGCTGGACATCCGGCCTGCTGTGGGCCGagccctgaaggccagaaggctGCAGTTCTGGACCCAGACTCTGCCCCAGAAGATCCAGGAGCTAAAGGGGGCTCAGGAGAGGCACAAAGAGTTGTAG
- the LOC130863609 gene encoding pyrethroid hydrolase Ces2e-like isoform X3: protein MKLERFPGWLKAVTCGLLLLFLHVQGQDSASPIRNTHTGQVRGSLVKVKNTEVGVHRFLGIPFAKPPVGPLRFAPPEAPEPWSGVRDGTSYPAMCPQNDDMMNSGVLKMIKHFMPPIPMSEDCLYLNIYTPAHAREGSNLPVMVWIHGGALVIGMASMTDGSILAATEDVVVVTIQYRLGVLGFFSTGDQHARGNWGYLDQVAALRWVQQNIAHFGGNPDLVTIFGESAGGASVSSQVVSPLSKGLFHRAIMQSGVAVLPGLISSSSEVVYGVFKVIPAVVDGEFFPRHPEELLASADFHPVPSIIGVNNDEYGWLLPMMGSAQKMKGITKQTLPAVLKSTTPQMMLPPECSELIMEEYMGDTEDPQTLQIQYAEMMGDVTFVVPALQVAHFQRSHAPVYFYEFQHRPGFFKDIKPPHVKADHGDEVLFVFGSFFWGVKIDLTEEEELLNRRMMKYWANFARHGNPNSEDLPYWPMMDNNEQYLQLDIRPAVGRALKARRLQFWTQTLPQKIQELKGAQERHKEL, encoded by the exons ATGAAACTGGAAAGATTTCCTGGCTGGTTGAAGGCTGTGACCTGTGGgctcctgcttctcttcctgcATGTACAAG GCCAGGACTCAGCCAGCCccatcaggaacacacacacaggccaggTTAGAGGAAGCCTCGTCAAGGTGAAAAACACGGAAGTTGGTGTCCACAGATTCCTGGGAATCCCCTTTGCCAAGCCACCTGTAGGACCATTGCGTTTTGCACCCCCTGAAGCCCCTGAGCCGTGGAGTGGTGTGAGAGATGGGACCTCCTATCCAGCCAT GTGTCCACAAAATGATGATATGATGAATTCAGGGGTTTTGAAGATGATAAAACACTTCATGCCTCCTATCCCTATGTCCGAGGACTGCCTGTATCTCAACATCTACACACCAGCGCATGCCCGTGAGGGCTCTAACCTGCCT GTGATGGTGTGGATCCATGGTGGTGCTCTGGTTATAGGCATGGCTTCTATGACTGATGGGTCCATACTGGCAGCCACTGAGGATGTGGTGGTGGTCACTATCCAGTACCGCCTGGGTGTCCTGGGCTTCTTCAG caCTGGAGACCAGCACGCCAGAGGCAACTGGGGCTACCTGGACCAAGTGGCCGCCCTGCGCTGGGTCCAGCAGAACATCGCCCACTTTGGAGGCAACCCTGACCTTGTCACAATCTTTGGCGAGTCAGCAGGTGGCGCAAGTGTGTCTTCACAGGTTGTGTCCCCCCTGTCCAAAGGACTCTTCCACAGAGCCATCATGCAGAGTGGAGTAGCCGTGTTGCCTGGCCTCATCTCCAGCTCCTCTGAGGTGGTTTATGGA GTCTTCAAGGTCATCCCCGCAGTGGTGGATGGAGAGTTCTTCCCCAGGCACCCTGAGGAGCTCTTGGCCTCTGCTGATTTTCACCCTGTCCCCAGCATCATTGGTGTCAACAATGATGAGTATGGTTGGCTTCTCCCTATG ATGGGCTCTGCTCAGAAAATGAAGGGAATAACCAAACAAACCCTGCCTGCTGTTCTCAAGAGCACAACACCACAGATG ATGTTGCCTCCCGAGTGTAGTGAACTGATAATGGAAGAGTACATGGGGGACACGGAGGACCCACAGACCCTCCAAATACAGTACGCAGAGATGATGGGAGACGTCACATTTGTGGTCCCTGCACTTCAAGTAGCTCATTTTCAGC GTTCCCATGCTCCTGTCTACTTCTATGAGTTCCAGCATCGGCCCGGCTTCTTCAAGGATATCAAACCACCCCACGTAAAGGCTGACCATGGTGATGAGGTTCTTTTTGTCTTTGGGTCCTTCTTCTGGGGTGTGAAAA TTGACCTCACTGAGGAGGAAGAGCTACTGAACAGGAGGATGATGAAATACTGGGCCAACTTTGCAAGACACGG GAACCCCAACAGCGAGGATCTACCCTACTGGCCCATGATGGACAATAATGAGCAGTACCTGCAGCTGGACATCCGGCCTGCTGTGGGCCGagccctgaaggccagaaggctGCAGTTCTGGACCCAGACTCTGCCCCAGAAGATCCAGGAGCTAAAGGGGGCTCAGGAGAGGCACAAAGAGTTGTAG